The window TTCCCAATGACCATAATCATCTATGATCAAATAACCACCAGTAATTAAGTTATCATATAGATTATCCAAACAGCATCTTACTGACTCATACCAATCACAATCCACTCTAAGAATTGCAATATTTTCAATTCGGCTTTTAGCTTTCGGCAGTGTCTCTTGAAACCAACCCTTCT of the Elusimicrobiota bacterium genome contains:
- a CDS encoding TylF/MycF/NovP-related O-methyltransferase yields the protein KGWFQETLPKAKSRIENIAILRVDCDWYESVRCCLDNLYDNLITGGYLIIDDYGHWEGCKKAVDEFLEKRKIKVRLNKIDYTGVWFQKF